In Stieleria varia, one genomic interval encodes:
- a CDS encoding RNA polymerase sigma factor: MPHKSASDATLLIRFQAGDEDAATAIYSRYAKQLLSLANRNSGEALASRVDPEDIVQSIFRTFFRRASQGHYQIPDGDELWKLFLIIALNKVRSVAEFHRAAKRNAGQTQTLGNFDAGDVGDTSEILRITIEEVLLSLPEDHQAVVRDRIDGFEVKEIAERNATSRRSVERILQGFRNRLRKSLELT; the protein is encoded by the coding sequence ATGCCCCACAAGTCTGCGAGCGACGCCACACTGTTGATTCGTTTCCAAGCAGGAGACGAAGATGCTGCCACGGCGATTTACTCTCGGTACGCCAAGCAGTTGCTTTCGCTGGCGAATCGAAATTCGGGAGAAGCCCTGGCATCGCGAGTCGATCCCGAGGACATCGTCCAGTCAATCTTTCGGACCTTTTTCCGACGGGCATCCCAAGGGCACTATCAGATTCCTGACGGTGACGAATTGTGGAAACTGTTTCTGATCATCGCCCTCAACAAGGTCCGCTCGGTGGCCGAGTTCCATCGAGCGGCAAAGCGAAACGCAGGCCAGACGCAGACATTGGGCAATTTCGACGCAGGCGATGTGGGTGACACCTCAGAAATCCTGAGAATCACCATCGAAGAAGTTCTATTGAGCTTGCCCGAAGATCACCAAGCTGTCGTTCGAGATCGAATCGATGGGTTTGAGGTCAAGGAGATTGCGGAACGCAATGCAACGTCACGCCGCAGTGTGGAACGAATACTGCAGGGCTTTCGCAATCGGCTTCGAAAGTCATTGGAACTGACGTGA